A single region of the Salvelinus sp. IW2-2015 linkage group LG20, ASM291031v2, whole genome shotgun sequence genome encodes:
- the LOC111980934 gene encoding hemoglobin embryonic subunit alpha-like isoform X4 — protein MGXLLQYPQTKTYFSHWSDLSPGSAPVRKHGKTIMGGVGEAVAKINDITTGLLNLSELHAFQMRIDPANFKILSHNIWVMLAILFPADFTSEVHVSVDKFLAELALALAENYR, from the exons ATGGGCKTAT TACTCCAGTACCCCCAGACCAAGACATACTTCTCCCACTGGTCGGACCTGAGCCCCGGTTCTGCCCCGGTCAGGAAGCATGGTAAGACCATCATGGGAGGCGTCGGTGAAGCCGTGGCCAAGATCAACGACATCACCACAGGTCTCCTCAACCTCAGCGAGCTGCACGCCTTCCAGATGCGTATAGATCCAGCCAACTTCAAG ATCCTGTCCCACAACATATGGGTGATGCTGGCCATTTTGTTCCCCGCTGACTTCACTTCAGAGGTTCATGTGTCCGTGGACAAGTTCCTGGCCGAACTGGCCCTGGCTCTGGCCGAAAATTACAGATAA
- the LOC111980934 gene encoding hemoglobin embryonic subunit alpha-like isoform X3, giving the protein MSCDVTQISLKRVLQYPQTKTYFSHWSDLSPGSAPVRKHGKTIMGGVGEAVAKINDITTGLLNLSELHAFQMRIDPANFKILSHNIWVMLAILFPADFTSEVHVSVDKFLAELALALAENYR; this is encoded by the exons TACTCCAGTACCCCCAGACCAAGACATACTTCTCCCACTGGTCGGACCTGAGCCCCGGTTCTGCCCCGGTCAGGAAGCATGGTAAGACCATCATGGGAGGCGTCGGTGAAGCCGTGGCCAAGATCAACGACATCACCACAGGTCTCCTCAACCTCAGCGAGCTGCACGCCTTCCAGATGCGTATAGATCCAGCCAACTTCAAG ATCCTGTCCCACAACATATGGGTGATGCTGGCCATTTTGTTCCCCGCTGACTTCACTTCAGAGGTTCATGTGTCCGTGGACAAGTTCCTGGCCGAACTGGCCCTGGCTCTGGCCGAAAATTACAGATAA
- the LOC111980934 gene encoding hemoglobin embryonic subunit alpha-like isoform X5 produces the protein MLLQYPQTKTYFSHWSDLSPGSAPVRKHGKTIMGGVGEAVAKINDITTGLLNLSELHAFQMRIDPANFKILSHNIWVMLAILFPADFTSEVHVSVDKFLAELALALAENYR, from the exons ATGT TACTCCAGTACCCCCAGACCAAGACATACTTCTCCCACTGGTCGGACCTGAGCCCCGGTTCTGCCCCGGTCAGGAAGCATGGTAAGACCATCATGGGAGGCGTCGGTGAAGCCGTGGCCAAGATCAACGACATCACCACAGGTCTCCTCAACCTCAGCGAGCTGCACGCCTTCCAGATGCGTATAGATCCAGCCAACTTCAAG ATCCTGTCCCACAACATATGGGTGATGCTGGCCATTTTGTTCCCCGCTGACTTCACTTCAGAGGTTCATGTGTCCGTGGACAAGTTCCTGGCCGAACTGGCCCTGGCTCTGGCCGAAAATTACAGATAA
- the LOC112081344 gene encoding hemoglobin subunit beta isoform X2, whose amino-acid sequence MVQWTDFERGTIQSVFEKMDYDDVGPAALSRCLVVYPWTQRYFGNFGNLYNAAAIQGNPMVAAHGKTVLHGLDRAVKNMDDIKSTYAELSVLHSEKLHVDPDNFRLLADCLTIVVAARMGAAFTADVQGAFQKFLAVVVSSLGRQYH is encoded by the exons ATGGTTCAGTGGACAGACTTTGAGCGCGGCACCATTCAGAGCGTCTTCGAGAAGATGGACTACGATGACGTAGGCCCCGCGGCTCTTTCCAG GTGTCTGGTCGTGTACCCCTGGACCCAGAGGTATTTCGGTAACTTCGGAAACCTGTACAACGCTGCTGCCATCCAGGGAAACCCAATGGTCGCCGCTCACGGAAAGACCGTTCTGCACGGACTGGACCGGGCTGTCAAGAACATGGATGACATCAAGTCCACCTACGCAGAGCTGAGCGTGCTGCACTCCGAGAAACTGCACGTGGATCCCGACAACTTCCGG CTGCTGGCTGACTGCCTTACTATTGTTGTTGCTGCGAGAATGGGTGCTGCCTTCACCGCTGATGTCCAGGGCGCTTTCCAGAAGTTCCTGGCCGTCGTGGTGAGCTCCCTGGGCAGACAGTACCACTAG
- the LOC112081344 gene encoding hemoglobin subunit beta isoform X1, protein MVQWTDFERGTIQSVFEKMDYDDVGPAALSRCLVVYPWTQRYFGNFGNLYNAAAIQGNPMVAAHGKTVLHGLDRAVKNMDDIKSTYAELSVLHSEKLHVDPDNFRVKLNVLLHTRYLPIYYNSVAEWVFLHVHGSFLLQLLADCLTIVVAARMGAAFTADVQGAFQKFLAVVVSSLGRQYH, encoded by the exons ATGGTTCAGTGGACAGACTTTGAGCGCGGCACCATTCAGAGCGTCTTCGAGAAGATGGACTACGATGACGTAGGCCCCGCGGCTCTTTCCAG GTGTCTGGTCGTGTACCCCTGGACCCAGAGGTATTTCGGTAACTTCGGAAACCTGTACAACGCTGCTGCCATCCAGGGAAACCCAATGGTCGCCGCTCACGGAAAGACCGTTCTGCACGGACTGGACCGGGCTGTCAAGAACATGGATGACATCAAGTCCACCTACGCAGAGCTGAGCGTGCTGCACTCCGAGAAACTGCACGTGGATCCCGACAACTTCCGGGTAAAGTTAAATGTTCTACTTCATACAAGGTACTTGCCTATCTATTATAATAGTGTGGCAGAATGGGTTTTCTTACATGTCCATGGCTCCTTTCTTTTGCAGCTGCTGGCTGACTGCCTTACTATTGTTGTTGCTGCGAGAATGGGTGCTGCCTTCACCGCTGATGTCCAGGGCGCTTTCCAGAAGTTCCTGGCCGTCGTGGTGAGCTCCCTGGGCAGACAGTACCACTAG
- the LOC112081345 gene encoding hemoglobin subunit alpha-2-like: MSLTAKDKKMVKAFWAKVAGKAEDIGCDALSRMLVVYPQTKTYFSHWKDLSPGSAPVRKHGGTIMGGIGLAVASIDDINAGLLALSELHAFQLRVDPANFKILSHNILVVLAVMFPNDFTPEAHVSMDKFLAAVGRALSEKYR; the protein is encoded by the exons ATGAGTCTCACCGCTAAGGACAAGAAAATGGTCAAGGCCTTCTGGGCCAAGGTGGCCGGCAAGGCTGAGGACATCGGATGCGATGCTCTGTCTAG GATGCTGGTTGTGTACCCCCAGACCAAGACCTACTTCTCCCACTGGAAGGACCTGAGCCCCGGCTCTGCCCCAGTCAGGAAGCACGGTGGGACCATCATGGGAGGCATCGGTTTAGCCGTGGCCAGCATCGACGACATCAACGCAGGTCTCCTCGCCCTCAGCGAGCTGCACGCCTTCCAGCTGCGTGTTGATCCCGCTAACTTCAAG ATCCTGTCCCACAACATCTTGGTGGTGCTGGCTGTCATGTTCCCCAATGATTTCACCCCCGAAGCTCATGTGTCCATGGACAAGTTCCTGGCCGCGGTGGGCCGGGCTCTGTCTGAGAAGTACCGATAA